In the Mya arenaria isolate MELC-2E11 chromosome 11, ASM2691426v1 genome, one interval contains:
- the LOC128207455 gene encoding calmodulin-A-like isoform X6, translating to MTKTAVEAITDEERAELQDTFKLFDRDSDGYLTPRELGEAMRAMAQHPTELEIQELTKKPENSVDDENQTDADKKGPQMTDFDAFLQIMAKRMTVPEPDDQLLEAFRVFDKEGTGVISAADLRRIVTSMGERLTDEEVEEMIREGDDDGDGQINYAEFTQHMLS from the exons ATGACAAAG ACAGCAGTTGAAGCGATAACGGACGAGGAGAGAGCAG AGCTCCAGGACACATTCAAACTATTTGACCGGGACAGTGACGGTTACCTGACCCCACGGGAGCTTGGTGAAGCAATGAGGGCCATGGCCCAGCACCCAACAGAACTGGAGATTCAAGAACTAACGAAGAAACCAGAAAACTCAGTGGACGATG AAAACCAAACGGACGCCGACAAGAAAG GTCCCCAAATGACGGATTTTGACGCGTTCCTGCAAATAATGGCGAAGCGTATGACGGTCCCTGAACCAGACGACCAGCTCCTAGAGGCATTTCGCGTCTTTGACAAAGAAG GAACTGGTGTAATATCAGCGGCAGATCTTCGGCGGATCGTAACATCGATGGGGGAGCGGCTGACGGACGAGGAGGTTGAGGAGATGATTCGAGAAGGCGACGACGATGGTGACGGACAGATAAACTACGCGG